From the Chitinophaga lutea genome, the window TCGAAGCTGAATAAGGAACTGGGCTGGTCGCCCAGCCTGCAATTCGAGGAAGGGCTTGAGAAAACGGTCGACTGGTACCTGGCCAACGAGGAATGGCTGCAACACGTTACCAGCGGAGCTTATCAACAGTATTACGAAACACAATACCAGCAGCGCTAATGCCATTTATTGAAACCGGCATCCCTGATCTCCTGATTTACGAGCCTAAAGTACACGGAGATCACAGGGGCTATTTTTTTGAAAGCTATAACGCCAACACCTTCCGTGACGAAGGAGTTGACATCGTCTTCGTGCAGGACAACCAGGCCCGATCCACCTACGGTGTTCTACGCGGCCTTCATTTCCAGCTGGCGCCTTATGCACAAACGAAGCTCATCCGGGCCCTCGAAGGGCGTATCCTGGACGTGGTCGTAGACCTCCGCAAGGGGTCGCCCGCCTACGGGAAAAT encodes:
- the rfbC gene encoding dTDP-4-dehydrorhamnose 3,5-epimerase, which translates into the protein MPFIETGIPDLLIYEPKVHGDHRGYFFESYNANTFRDEGVDIVFVQDNQARSTYGVLRGLHFQLAPYAQTKLIRALEGRILDVVVDLRKGSPAYGKIYTIELSAENKRQLLVPQGFAHGYSVLSETAEVMYKCDNFYHKASEGGILYNDPALAIDWGIPLEAAKVSDKDLVLPLLADCEHNFEYKP